In a genomic window of Pelecanus crispus isolate bPelCri1 chromosome 1, bPelCri1.pri, whole genome shotgun sequence:
- the TBL1X gene encoding F-box-like/WD repeat-containing protein TBL1X, with protein MSITSDEVNFLVYRYLQESGFSHSAFTFGIESHISQSNINGTLVPPAALISILQKGLQYVEAEISINEDGTVFDGRPIESLSLIDAVMPDVVQTRQQAFREKLAQQQASAAAAAAATAATAGATTTAVSQQNTPKNGEATVNGEENGAHAINNHSKPMEIDGDVEIPPNKATVLRGHESEVFICAWNPVSDLLASGSGDSTARIWNLNENSNSGSTQLVLRHCIREGGHDVPSNKDVTSLDWNSDGTLLATGSYDGFARIWTEDGNLASTLGQHKGPIFALKWNKKGNYILSAGVDKTTIIWDAHTGEAKQQFPFHSAPALDVDWQNNTTFASCSTDMCIHVCRLGCDRPVKTFQGHTNEVNAIKWDPSGMLLASCSDDMTLKIWSMKQDTCVHDLQAHSKEIYTIKWSPTGPGTSNPNSNIMLASASFDSTVRLWDVDRGVCIHTLTKHQEPVYSVAFSPDGKYLASGSFDKCVHIWNTQSGTLVHSYRGTGGIFEVCWNARGDKVGASASDGSVCVLDLRK; from the exons GTTTCTCCCACTCGGCCTTCACCTTCGGTATCGAGAGCCACATCAGCCAGTCCAACATCAACGGAACACTAGTGCCACCTGCCGCACTCATCTCCATCCTCCAGAAGGGGCTCCAGTATGTGGAGGCTGAGATCAGCATCAACGAA GATGGTACGGTATTTGACGGCAGGCCAATAGAATCACTGTCTCTGATAGACGCGGTGATGCCTGATGTTGTTCAGACCCGGCAGCAAGCATTCAGAGAGAAACTAGCTCAGCAACAAGCCAgtgcagcggcggcagcagcagcaacggCAGCAACAGCGGGAGCAACGACGACTGCTGTTTCCCAGCAGAACACACCAAAGAACGGAGAAGCCACTGTGAATGGAGAGGAGAACGGGGCACATGCAATAA ATAATCATTCAAAGCCAATGGAAATTGACGGGGATGTTGAAATTCCTCCTAACAAAGCAACAGTCCTTCGGGGCCATGAATCAGAGGTGTTCATCTGTGCCTGGAACCCTGTCAGTGACCTGCTAGCGTCTGG ATCCGGAGATTCAACGGCCAGAATATGGAATCTCaatgaaaacagcaacagcGGTTCCACTCAACTAGTTTTGAGACACTGCATAAGAGAAGGAGGACACGATGTCCCCAGCAATAAGGATGTGACTTCATTGGACTGGAAT AGTGATGGAACACTATTGGCTACAGGCTCATATGATGGTTTTGCAAGAATATGGACAGAAGATG GTAACCTTGCAAGCACATTAGGTCAACATAAAGGTCCAATATTTGCCCTGAAATGGAACAAAAAGGGGAATTATATTTTAAGTGCTGGTGTTGATAAa ACAACAATAATTTGGGATGCTCACACGGGAGAAGCTAAACAGCAGTTTCCTTTCCATTCAG CTCCTGCTCTGGATGTAGACTGGCAGAACAACACTACTTTTGCCTCCTGCAGCACTGACATGTGCATTCATGTATGCAGACTTGGCTGTGATCGTCCCGTTAAAACCTTTCAAGGACACACA AACGAGGTTAATGCAATCAAATGGGACCCATCTGGCATGCTGCTAGCATCTTGCTCCGATGATATGACATTAAAG ATTTGGAGTATGAAGCAAGATACCTGTGTACATGATCTTCAGGCTCACAGCAAAGAGATTTATACTATCAAATGGAGTCCTACAGGACCAGGCACCAGCAACCCAAACTCCAACATCATGTTAGCAAG TGCTTCGTTTGATTCCACTGTTCGGCTGTGGGACGTTGACCGAGGAGTCTGCATCCATACGTTAACAAAACATCAAGAGCCTGTCTACAGTGTAGCTTTTAGTCCTGATGGAAAATATCTAGCCAGTGGGTCCTTTGACAAATGTGTCCATATATGGAATACTCAG aGTGGAACTCTAGTACATAGCTACCGAGGCACCGGGGGCATCTTTGAAGTCTGCTGGAATGCTAGAGGAGACAAAGTGGGAGCAAGCGCATCAGACGGATCG GTTTGTGTTCTAGATCTGCGGAAGtaa